The Alicyclobacillus macrosporangiidus CPP55 genome segment GCACCAGCCGCCTCCGACTGGGGGTTTAATCCGAAATTCGGGGCTACACGTCACCCTGCTCACCGGCCACACCACCGAAGCCGCAGTCAGCGTCGGCCAGGGCCGGACCCCCGGACCCCCGGACCCCCGGACCCCCGGACCCACGCCCATGCTGCCGCGGCCGTCCCGCTCCGTCGCGCTGCTCCCTCACACCTCTGCCGCCCACAGCCCCCGGCGGAGGATCGGCACCGTGCGGCCGTCTCGCGTCGTCGCCTCCACATCCAGCTGGTCCGAGCCAATCATGAAGTCCACGTGGACCAGGCTGTCGTTGAGGCCGTACGCCTCCCAGTCGCTCTGAGCCAACGACTGGACGCCCTCCACCAGCGGATACGCCTTCCCGATGGCCAGGTGGCAGGACGCGTTCTCGTCGAACAGCGTGTTGTAGAACAGCACCCCCCGCCGCGCGATCGGCGAATCCGCCGGCACCAGGGCCACCTCGCCCAGGTAATGGCTCCCTTCGTCCGATTCGATCACGCTCCGCAACGCATCCTCGCCCACCTTCGCGTGGTATTCCACGATGCGCCCGTTCTCGAAGCGAAGCTGAATCCCGTCGATGATGGATCCCGCGTGATTCAACGGCATCGTGCTCGACACCACGCCGTTGACGCCCGTCTTCAGCGGCGCCGCGTACACCTCTTCCGTCGGGATGTTGGCGACGAACTCCACCCCCTGCGGCGTACGGCTCCCCGCCGCTTTCCAATAGTGGCGCGGATGGAACTCAATCGTCAGGTCCGTGCCCGGCCCCTTGTAGTGCAGCGACCGGATGCCGAGCCCATTGATCCAGTCGGCGCGCCGCCGCAGGTCCGCCAGGTGCTTCTGCCAGTCGGCCAGCGGATCGTCCCCGTCCGCCCTGGCGCAGGCCAGGATCGCCTTCCACAAGGCCGGCACCCGCTCCGACTCCGGCAGGTTCGGGAACACCTTGTTCGCCCACGCCTGCGTCGGCGCCGACACCAGGGTCCAACTGTATTCGTCGTTCGTCCGCCGATCGTTGAACGGCCGGAAGACGCTCGTCAGCGTGCGATCGAATTGGGTGACGCGCGCGTGATCGATCCCGCTGTACAAATCCGGGTCCGACGCAGGGATGGCGATGAAGGCCGCCCCTTCCTCCGCCAGGCGCTCCACCCACGCCGCGCGGCTGCGGGCGCGCGCTTCCCAGGTCGCCACGTCCCCGCGGCGGACCGTCTCCCGCAGCCACGCTTCGTCGCCCCAGTCCACCTCGACAAAGCGGGCCCCAGCCTCGTAGGCCACCTCCGTCAGCAGGCGGGCGAACTCGGCATGTTCGGGATACACCTGCCGCTTCCCGTAGCCAATCACCAGGTGTTGGCCCCGCTGCAGGTTCACCCCGACCTTCACCGCCAACTCGGCGTATTTTCTCAGCTGCTCTCGCACCGCACGTCACTCCTCCCTGAATCCGTGACAAGCAGGTGTAAAAACTACTGAAGCACTTGTGATTTGTCGTGTAGAATCGGGATCGTTGGGATGTCCGTTCCCTTCAATCCCCCTTCACCTCAGAGGTGAACCCCCTTGCGCTTTATCATCGAAGAATCCGACGAAGTCATTGTCACACATTCTGGAATGACCCTTGTCGGTTTATTGCTGGACAAAACCACTCTCGGTGAACGCCTGAATCGGACTCGCCTGTCAGGCATGGGAAAACCAGACATTTCAAACCGAGATGTGGCGTACTCATACATCGGCCTGCTTTGTCAAGGCAAGACGGACTTTGACCACATCGAAGCCTTTCGTGATGACGAGTTTTTCACGATCGCACTACAGATGGACAGCGTGCCTTCGAGCCCAACGCTGCGCCAGCGTTTGGATATGGCCGCCGGAAAGGCCGGCTGGGAGAGTATTTTACTCGAAGAGTCCGCAAACCTCTTGAGAACCCTGAATGTTACACTGCATCCGATTGTGCTGGGTGAGTCATCGAAACGCCGGGCTTACATTCCCCTGGACCTTGACGTGAGCCCATTTGATAACTCGGGAACGAAAAAAGAAGGCGTCTCCCGCACGTACAAAGGCCACGATGGATACGCCCCAATCTTTGCTTACCTCGGCCAAGAGGGCTATGTGGTCAATGTTCAGCTGCGTGAAGGCAGTACCCATGTTCAAAAGGATACAGCGGCCTTCTTGCGCAAGAGTATTCAGTACGCAAAGCAGATTTCAGCCCTTCCGCTGCTCGTTCGCATGGATGCCGGAAATGACAGTGCAGAAAACCTTGCCGTGTGTCGTTCTCAGGACAGCAGGGCCGAGTTCATTATCAAACGGAATCTGCGAAAGGAAAGCCCCCAGGCCTGGCTCGTGACCGCCCAGCAGCACGGTGTATGCCACGAACCTCGGCCAGGCAAGAAAGTGTATCACGGTTCGCTGATGTGCCCGGTCAAGGGCCTGTCGGAACCAGTTCGGATGGTATTCGAAGTCATCGAACGGACCACCATGGCCGACGGGCAAACCCTGTTGGTCCCAGACATCGAGGTCGACGCCTACTGGACCTCACTGCCCGACGACCCAGATGTGATCATTCGTCTGTACCATGACCACGCCGTGATGGAACAGTTCCACAGCGAAATCAAGACGGATCTGGACGCTGAACGGTTACCGTCAGGCAAGTTCGCAACCAACAACCTGGTACTGCATTTTGTATGCATGGCTTACAACTTGCTGAGGGTGATTGGCCAGGAAAGCCTAAAACGCAACGATGCACCTCTGCGTAAGAAGGCAGAACGTCGTCGTATCCGGACGGTGATTCAGAACTTGATGACCTTGGCTGCGAAACTAGTCCGACATGCCAGGCAGAGCAAACTGAAGTTGGGGCATGGGAACCGATGGTTCCCTGTGTTTCGCCGTTTGTATTTGACCTTCGTATAACATGTGCCGTCTTGTGGCCTGGGAACAAAGCCTGACGATGAACAGGCCGGGGAAGTTATTCGCTTCTGCGGGAACTGGCGTTCCCTTACGGTTGAATTCGATGGAATCGCTCCACGCACCAATGCAGTCGCAGCCCGTTCGATGCAAGATAAACGCCGCATGAGTGCTCGACAGGTACCCTGTCACGGATTCAGGTCCTCTTTTCGGCACCAGGAAGTACCAAGATGCGTATACAGTCGCGTCTTCTTATAGTAGCCGAAAAGCGGAGGAAACGCGAATGTTCATTCGGCCCCCGCGCTCGAGACCTCCCCGGCACCCGGCACCTTCGCGACGCCCACCGGACCGGCACCCGCGCCTCGCGCATCCGCAAAGCCCTGCCACCGCTCAGCGCCCAGCCAGAAGACGAAGACAAAGGCCAGCGCCGCCAACAGGATCGCCCACAAAAACGTGTGCGTGATGGACGCCGACAGGGCTGTGGTCAGCCGATCCAGCACCGGTGCCGGGATGTGCGCGCGGACCTCCGGGGCCAAGAGGACGTGCGGATCGATCCCGCGGGACCCGCCAAAGCCCACACCAGCCCCCGCGCCGAATCCAACCCCCGCTCCGGGCATCCCCGCGAACGCCTGCTTCAGGCGTGTGGCGAAGTCGTCCCGCTGGAGCGCGCCGAACACCGTGATCCCGATCGTCATCCCCAACTCACGGATGAACGAGACCGTGGAGCTGGCCGCACCGCGCTGGTGCGCGTAGAAGTGGTGCATGCTCGCCATGCCCAGCACGGAGAAGGACGGCCCGATGCCGAGACCCACCAAAATCATGTACACCGTCAGGAGCCAGCGCGGCGTGTCTGGCGTCAGGGTCGAAAGCCCCGCGACGCCGGCCAACAGGATGGCGCACGCCACCCACATGATGGTCCGGTAGCGGAAGCGGTTCGCCAACTGACCGCCGATGGGCGCCGCGAAGGAGCTGCCGAGCATCATCGGAAGCAGCACCAGGCCCGAGTTCGTGGCCGTCCCCCCGCGCACCCCCTGCACGTAGATCGGGATGTACACCACCGCCACGATGAACGCGGCGCTCGCGAACAGGCCCACCCAGATGCTCCCCGCGAACAACCGATACCGGAACATCCCGTAGTCCACGATCGGCGCCCGGGCCCGCGCCTCCGCCAGGAAGAAGGCGGCGAAACAGACGATCGCGCCGGCGAACAGCGCCACCACAGGAGTGTCCGTCCAGGCGTACCGGTTCCCGCCGAACTCCATCGCGAACATCAGGCACGCCACCGCCGGCACCAAAGTCAGGATGCCCAGCCAGTCGATGGTCTCCTTCGGGTGCCGGCGCGACTCGTGATACGCAAAGCCGACCAGCGCGCACGCCAGGAGCCCCAGCGGCACGTTCACGTAGAAGACCCAGCGCCAGCCCAGGTGATCGGTGATAAAGCTGCCCAACAGCGGCCCTGCGATGCTCGAGACGCCGAACACCGCCCCGATGAGCCCCGAAAACTTGCCCATCTGCTCGGCCCGCGCCACGTCAAAGAGGATGGTGAAGGCAATCGGCATCAGCGCCCCGCCGCCGATCCCCTGGATGGCCCGGTACACCGCCAGCTGGGTGATGCTGTGGGCCGTGCCGCACAACACCGAGCCCACCAGAAAGGTGAGGATGCCGAACAGGAAAAACCGCTTGCGCCCGTACATGTCCGACAGCTTGCCGAAGATGGGCATCCCCGCCATCTCCGTCGCCATGTACGCCGATGTCACCCACACGAACTGATCCAGTCCGCCCAACTGGCCCACGATAGTGCCGATGGCGGTCGACACAATGGTCTGATCCAGCGCGGAGACGAACGTCCCCAGCAACAGCCCGGCCAGGATGAGCCCCAGCCTCTGCTTCTGCTCCTCCACTCATGCTCCTCCTTCTCATTCGATGCCGATGCCACAACGCCCGCATTCGCCCTACACCTTGCGCACCTCGCCCACCTCCGCGCGTGGATCCGCTTCGTACGCCTCGCGGTACTCCACCAAATCTACGCGGCAGCCCCGGCCAATCGTCACCCGGCCGCCCCGCACCACCTTCGCGATCGTCCGGTACAACGACACCTCGTCGCCCTCCACCACGTCCACCACCAGCTCTCCGTCGCCCGTGAAGGGCACCCGGTTCGGCCGCACATTCACCGTCCCGCCGCCGATCTCGCCGGCCCGCGACGGCCCGAACAGCACCAACTCCAGCGTCTCGGCGTTGAGGAGGCCATCCATCGTGATCACGCCATGCACCTTGCACGCCTCCGCCGCCAAATCCCCGTCGACCGTCAGCATCCCGCGCACATCCAGACGCTCCGCACGGCACGGCCCGTGCACGGTCAGCACGCCGCGGTAGCGGACCAGGTCCCATTCGCACGCCTCCTGCACGGTGATCACCCCGCGCCCAAGGACCCGCCCGGCCCGCATTCCGCCCGCCACGTCGAGCGTGCCCGTCACATCCACCACGCGCGCGTCCACGCGCCCCTCCGCGCGGCAGTTTCCGAGCACCCGGAGCGCCTCGCAGTCCACGTCTCCGTGCAGCTCCCCCTCGCCGCGGATGCGCACGCGCCCGTACGCCCCGCCCGCGAGGGTCCCCTCGCCCGTAATGGTCAGGTCCCGCCGCACGCCTTGTTCACGTGTCGTTCGATCCCGCTGCTCCACGTCCACCCCTCCTCATCTCGCCAGCCCGCCCGGGCCGTCACACCTGCACATGTTCGCCCACGCGGGCCCCGTCGTCCTGGCGGAATTCGCTGCGGTACTCCACCCGGTCAATGTCGCACCCCGACCCGATGTGCACCTTGTCCCCGCGCACCACCCGGGCCCGCGTCGCCTCCAGCCGGATGTCGTCTCCCTCGACCGTGTCCACCGTCAGCCGCCGGTAGCGGGAGAAGAAGCCCCATCGCCAACTCCGGTGCACCCGGATACGGCTTCCTCCCAGTTCCCGCACGTGTGATCCGCCGTACAACCGGATCGTCACCTCATCCGCGGTGACCAACCCGTCGATCTCGACGGCCCCCGACACCTCCACCACCTCGGCTGAGCAATCCCCGTCCACTTGGATCTGCCCCGAGAGCCGGATGGTGTGCCCGCGAAGGGCCCCTTCCACCTTCGTCTTCCCGTTCGCCACCAACTCCTGCGCCTCCAGCGTCCCGCGCACCGTCATCACGCCGTCGATGCGCGCGCTCTCGCACACCACGTCGCCCTCGACACGGCCCACGCCGCTGACGCGAACCCGTCGGTACACGCCTCCGCCTGCCGTCACCACTCCCGACATCACCAGGTCCCGTACCTGGTCCCGCCGTTTGTCTTCGTCCACCCGATGCCGCTTGTCTTCGTTCACCGCTCTCCCTCCTCAGGCCAGTTTCAACTTCAACTGCTCCACGCAGGTCGGGACGTGGATCCGCGCCACCACCCGCGCTCCCGTCTCAAACCGGATCTCCCCCGGCAGCGCCACCAGCAGGCACGTCGCAATTCCGAGCTTTCTCACAAACACCAGCTCCACCGCGCGCCCCTGCTCGGCCACGCGCTGCATCTGCGGATACTCGTCCTCCATCAACTGCAGCGCCATCCGGCCCTCGTCCAGGCTCACCTCGCCCGTCTGCAGCGCGGCGTCCAGCACGTACAGGCACAGCAGCTCATCGAAGGACAGCACCCGCACCTCCGGGTGCCGTTCCCGGTACACCTTCTGCGCGACATTCGTAACAATGTGACGTTGCACCACCTCATCCCAGCGCACCGACACCCCCGCCGGGCTCGGCGAGAACACGTCCGCCAGCTCGTCGAGCGACAGATCGTCCTTCATGTTTTTGATGCGCTCGATGCGCTCGAGGATCTTCTCACGCGGGAAGAACGTCTCCTGTCCGGTGAAGGTCGATTTGCGGATGAACCACTCCTCCGGGATCAGGCCCTTGCGCTTCCACCGGTACAGTTGTCCGTACGAGATCCCCGTGACCTCGAGAAGCTCCTTTTTGGAGATCAGGTCTTCATCCACCGGTGCCATCCCCCTTCTCGCGAGAAGTGTAACATAACAATGTTACGTTATGCAAGTACAAAGTTCAGTGGCACCGGTTCTTATTTCATCCACTTCAGCAGGACGACCGAGTTCTGGGGGCATTGCGTGAACATAGTGTGGAAGTTAAATCAAAACCGCGGATGTATCACGGGTTGGGTTGGACGATGGCTGGTGTCGCGGGTTTATGTATCGCGAGTGGTTTGGCTATTATTTACAAAAATGTGTGGAGATTTATCGATTCCCTGACCAACGGGAACACGTATTTGATTTGCACGGCTAGCGTGTAAACTCCCCCCATCTTCTACAGTGCGGCCCTTCCACTCCCTGAAAGGGCCGCCTTCATTGTTCCGGGCATCTGAGTCGGCGACCGGAGCAACTGCCAATCCATCTGAACATCAATTTAGGGAGGCGCCGACATGCGGGCACGAACGCAGTAGCGCGGCAGTAAAGACGGCAATACAGGAGATCTGTCACGACCGCTTGTCCACCAGCCAACCGCTCGTGCTCCCAAGACTCTCGATGAGGCGCCGAACGGCCTCAGGAGGAATCTCGTTAATCACCTTACCGGTGGTCTTGTCCACGAAGTCAAGCCACACCCGGTGCACCTTGGGATCATAGTGAAAGTGGATCTCTACATCGTGTTGAGACGCCAACTCGTCGATGCTCTTCAAAGTTTGTGATACGTCCCGGGCCCCCGCACTCTGACCCGCTGTCGTCGAAACTGCCTGCACGGTAAAGTCGGATTCCTTACGCTCCCCTTGCAAAGACTCCTGGGCTGACATGCCCGATCCAGTTTGCGGCGGAAGTACTCCGATCTCCAGTAGACTCACAGGTTTCCCTCCACTCGATAGAAACTTCAACAGAACAGTGCACACACTCTTCCAATCCGTAAGGCGTATGGCCCCCGCACTCGTCGACTGCGAAGCCCGCCCGATCCACATCGACCGGCCAACGCTTTGATGTATCTCATGCCACAGTTACCGTGTCTCGTCAATATGGCGTGCCTGTCCTGGGAACATCCGTGCAACCGGTCCCGTCTTGCTACTAACCAACGCATAACCCTGTACCACCCGCCGTCCGCGTTGGCGTGCCCACAGTTCTTCCAACAGGAAGCCCATTCGCCTATCGATCAGTTGTGCTAGTACATGGTCTAGATGGAGGAATGTTTGGATGGCGTCCGCTAACGTGGCACGCGCCTGTTTCACATCGGCCACGTCCGCTCGGGGTGTTCCCGCATTATGATCCAAAAATTCAATCTGCGTGGTCAACTCCTCAACCAGTCGTTCTCGGACTGCAAAGGACTCAGCCAATGCGTCGAGATCGTTTTCCGCGACATATCGTTGTTGCTGCTCACACAGTGTAATTAACCGTCTACAGACTTGCACAGCTGTTTCAAACGTGCTCAAGAGCGCAGTGCATGCACCATTTCCACCTTTTTCGCCCGGCTTTCCGCACGAGTGCTTCAAATTCACAGCAGGTCCCACCGTACTGGCGTACCGCGTTTCACGTCGGATGTCACCCGCCTCCCCACGACCAGGTCTTGATACTTCGGCGGCAATCCGTGTCCAGGCCGGATGGAGCGGATCGCGTCCGGCGTAATCGTGTCCCCTTTCTTGAGGTCCTTCACGAAGTAGAGCGACCTACGAAGTGCCAGTGACGGCCGCTCCCTCTCCGTTGGACCGTAGTGGACATGGCCGAGCGCCTCCCACGCCTTTTTGGTTTCCTGTACCAGCGCCCGCATCTCCTCGGGTTCCATCGAAAACTCAGAATCCACCCCGCCGTCAGATCTTCGAAGGGTGAAATGTTTTTCGATCACACTGGCCCCCAACGCCACTGCCGCCACTGCAACACCGATACCCATCGTGTGATCCGACAACCCCACCTCACAGCCGAACATCGCACGCAGATGCGGCAGGGTTCGCAGGTGGCTGTCAGTAGGGCTCGCGGGATACGTACTGGTACACCGCAGCAAAACGATATCACGACACCCCGCCTCGCGTGCCGTCTGCACTAGTTCGTCCAGTTCCGCTAGTGTCGCCATGCCAGTCGAGATAATCATTGGTTTGCCGGTTGCGGCTACTTTACGGATCAGAGGTAGATCCGTGTTCTCAAACGAAGCTATCTTGTAACAAGGAACATCCAGTGACTCTAGGAAATCCACTGCAGAAGCGTCGAATGGGGTACTGAACGCTACCAACCCTAGCTCACGACACAGGTCGAAAATGGGCTTGTGCCACTCCCATGGCGTGTAGGCCTCCTGGTACAGTTTGTATAGTGAGTTGCCCCGCCACAAGCTGTTGAGATCGTCGATGCGAAACTCCCCGTCATGGATGTCAAGCGTCATGGTATCCGCCGTATACGTTTGCAGTTTCACCGCGTGTGCCCCGGCTGCGGCTGCCGCTCGAACAATCTCCAGCGCGCGGTCTAACGAGTGATTGTGATTGCCCGACATTTCGGCGATGATAAATGGTGGATGGTCTGGGCCGATAATTTTGTCACCAAGTTTGATTGGCGTCACCTGGTTCACCCCTTGTACGTCTCACATATGATTGCTAGAGTCGTCACGAGTCAATACGAGCCCATCTTTGGCCCTCGTGTACATCCGTTTATGAAACTGACCGTCACTTATACTGTAACTTATGTAGATAAATTTGTATCATCACCTATCAACCCACGAAGACTTAGAGCTGCGAGCGCTGACACAATTCAATTACTAGGTCATTGTCCAAACCCTTGTCACGAATGAATGTCTCCTTGCCCAATCAAGAGTATAATGTAGGTGGCTAGATTCTCCCGTGTCGCATTAAATGTATCCAAAAGTAATTTCTACTCATTAACCATTTCCTAGGCTGTAGGTGCACTGTATGATTGTCCTGGTACTTGGCCCTTATCGGGCTAACATCGACGATTTTTTGCGTTCATACTCAGATAATGCAGTTTTTCAATCGAATCCCATATCATTGAAAGACCGTGATGTTCAACAGGCGGACTTTATAGTCAGCTATGGTTATCGCCATATCATTAGTCCCGACATCGTTGATCACTTCCGGGATCGCGCGATCAATCTTCACATATCGTATTTGCCTTGGAATCGAGGTGCCGATCCTAACCTTTGGAGCTTCCTTGAAGATACCCCAAAGGGAGTGTCAATACATAAGATTGCTCGCGGTCTAGACACCGGAGACATCATTACACAGCAAGAACTGACGTTTGGCCA includes the following:
- a CDS encoding aminopeptidase produces the protein MREQLRKYAELAVKVGVNLQRGQHLVIGYGKRQVYPEHAEFARLLTEVAYEAGARFVEVDWGDEAWLRETVRRGDVATWEARARSRAAWVERLAEEGAAFIAIPASDPDLYSGIDHARVTQFDRTLTSVFRPFNDRRTNDEYSWTLVSAPTQAWANKVFPNLPESERVPALWKAILACARADGDDPLADWQKHLADLRRRADWINGLGIRSLHYKGPGTDLTIEFHPRHYWKAAGSRTPQGVEFVANIPTEEVYAAPLKTGVNGVVSSTMPLNHAGSIIDGIQLRFENGRIVEYHAKVGEDALRSVIESDEGSHYLGEVALVPADSPIARRGVLFYNTLFDENASCHLAIGKAYPLVEGVQSLAQSDWEAYGLNDSLVHVDFMIGSDQLDVEATTRDGRTVPILRRGLWAAEV
- a CDS encoding IS1380 family transposase — its product is MRFIIEESDEVIVTHSGMTLVGLLLDKTTLGERLNRTRLSGMGKPDISNRDVAYSYIGLLCQGKTDFDHIEAFRDDEFFTIALQMDSVPSSPTLRQRLDMAAGKAGWESILLEESANLLRTLNVTLHPIVLGESSKRRAYIPLDLDVSPFDNSGTKKEGVSRTYKGHDGYAPIFAYLGQEGYVVNVQLREGSTHVQKDTAAFLRKSIQYAKQISALPLLVRMDAGNDSAENLAVCRSQDSRAEFIIKRNLRKESPQAWLVTAQQHGVCHEPRPGKKVYHGSLMCPVKGLSEPVRMVFEVIERTTMADGQTLLVPDIEVDAYWTSLPDDPDVIIRLYHDHAVMEQFHSEIKTDLDAERLPSGKFATNNLVLHFVCMAYNLLRVIGQESLKRNDAPLRKKAERRRIRTVIQNLMTLAAKLVRHARQSKLKLGHGNRWFPVFRRLYLTFV
- a CDS encoding MDR family MFS transporter; its protein translation is MEEQKQRLGLILAGLLLGTFVSALDQTIVSTAIGTIVGQLGGLDQFVWVTSAYMATEMAGMPIFGKLSDMYGRKRFFLFGILTFLVGSVLCGTAHSITQLAVYRAIQGIGGGALMPIAFTILFDVARAEQMGKFSGLIGAVFGVSSIAGPLLGSFITDHLGWRWVFYVNVPLGLLACALVGFAYHESRRHPKETIDWLGILTLVPAVACLMFAMEFGGNRYAWTDTPVVALFAGAIVCFAAFFLAEARARAPIVDYGMFRYRLFAGSIWVGLFASAAFIVAVVYIPIYVQGVRGGTATNSGLVLLPMMLGSSFAAPIGGQLANRFRYRTIMWVACAILLAGVAGLSTLTPDTPRWLLTVYMILVGLGIGPSFSVLGMASMHHFYAHQRGAASSTVSFIRELGMTIGITVFGALQRDDFATRLKQAFAGMPGAGVGFGAGAGVGFGGSRGIDPHVLLAPEVRAHIPAPVLDRLTTALSASITHTFLWAILLAALAFVFVFWLGAERWQGFADARGAGAGPVGVAKVPGAGEVSSAGAE
- a CDS encoding YhbD family protein, translating into MDEDLISKKELLEVTGISYGQLYRWKRKGLIPEEWFIRKSTFTGQETFFPREKILERIERIKNMKDDLSLDELADVFSPSPAGVSVRWDEVVQRHIVTNVAQKVYRERHPEVRVLSFDELLCLYVLDAALQTGEVSLDEGRMALQLMEDEYPQMQRVAEQGRAVELVFVRKLGIATCLLVALPGEIRFETGARVVARIHVPTCVEQLKLKLA
- a CDS encoding flagellar protein FlaG, with product MSLLEIGVLPPQTGSGMSAQESLQGERKESDFTVQAVSTTAGQSAGARDVSQTLKSIDELASQHDVEIHFHYDPKVHRVWLDFVDKTTGKVINEIPPEAVRRLIESLGSTSGWLVDKRS
- a CDS encoding flagellar protein FliT, whose amino-acid sequence is MNLKHSCGKPGEKGGNGACTALLSTFETAVQVCRRLITLCEQQQRYVAENDLDALAESFAVRERLVEELTTQIEFLDHNAGTPRADVADVKQARATLADAIQTFLHLDHVLAQLIDRRMGFLLEELWARQRGRRVVQGYALVSSKTGPVARMFPGQARHIDETR
- the pseI gene encoding pseudaminic acid synthase; the encoded protein is MTPIKLGDKIIGPDHPPFIIAEMSGNHNHSLDRALEIVRAAAAAGAHAVKLQTYTADTMTLDIHDGEFRIDDLNSLWRGNSLYKLYQEAYTPWEWHKPIFDLCRELGLVAFSTPFDASAVDFLESLDVPCYKIASFENTDLPLIRKVAATGKPMIISTGMATLAELDELVQTAREAGCRDIVLLRCTSTYPASPTDSHLRTLPHLRAMFGCEVGLSDHTMGIGVAVAAVALGASVIEKHFTLRRSDGGVDSEFSMEPEEMRALVQETKKAWEALGHVHYGPTERERPSLALRRSLYFVKDLKKGDTITPDAIRSIRPGHGLPPKYQDLVVGRRVTSDVKRGTPVRWDLL
- a CDS encoding formyltransferase family protein, with translation MIVLVLGPYRANIDDFLRSYSDNAVFQSNPISLKDRDVQQADFIVSYGYRHIISPDIVDHFRDRAINLHISYLPWNRGADPNLWSFLEDTPKGVSIHKIARGLDTGDIITQQELTFGQNETLATTYRQLTISIERLFFEIWPAVRGGVTTAYPQRGKGSYHRAKDKEPFLHLLRLGWDTPVNELIGKALLGTREGGMNG